The DNA window CCTTCGATCTCCCGACACAGATCGGTTACGATTCAGACGACCCGATGTCTGAAGGTGAAGTCGGAAGGGTGGGAGTTGCGATCGATTCGCTGGAGGACATGGAGACTCTCTTCGAAGGGATTCCTCTGGAAAGGGTGAGCACATCCATGACTATTAACTCCACAGCCGCTATTCTCCTTGCGATGTACATAGCCGTAGGTGAAAAGCAGGGAGTAGATGCCTTGAAGCTGACCGGGACTATTCAAAACGACATACTGAAGGAATACATAGCAAGAGGAACTTACATCTTTCCCCCCGATTCATCCATGAGGTTAATTACGGATATCTTCGAATACTGTTCAAAGAACCTCCCCGATTTCAACACTATAAGCATTAGCGGATATCACATAAGAGAGGCCGGAGCCAATTCGGTTCAGGAGATCGCCTTCACTCTCGCCGACGGTATAGCCTACGTACAGGCGGCGATTGATGCAGGACTCGATCCAAACGTATTCGGCAAGAGACTCTCTTTCTTCTTCAATTCACATAATGGCTTCCTGGAAGAAATTGCGAAGTTCAGGGCAGCTAGAAGACTGTGGGCAAAGACAATGAAAGAGAGGTTCGGTGTAACAGACGAAAAGGCAATGATGCTGAGATTCCACACTCAAACTGGTGGATCTACCCTCACCGCACAACAGCCCATGAACAACATTGTCAGGGTTGCTTTCCAGGCTTTGGCCGCAGTTCTCGGAGGCACACAATCTCTTCATACGAATTCCTTCGACGAGGCTCTCGGTCTGCCAACAGAAGATTCCGTAACCATCGCGTTGAGAACACAGCAGATAATCGCCTCTGAAACGGGCGTAGCGGACACAGTCGACCCGTTGGGTGGCGCCTACTTCATTGAAGAACTTACAAACACGATGGAAGAAAAGGCTCTCGACTATATCAAAAAGATAGACGACCTGGGAGGAATGGTCGAGGCCGTTAGAGCAGGCTTTGTTCAGAAGGAAATTCTCGATAGCGCATACAAGTATCAGGTTGCGATTGAAAACAAGGACCAGATAATCGTCGGTCTTAATGAATTTGCTGCCGACGAGGAACAAGGCAGAGACCTCCTTAGACTCGACCCGGCCATTGAGGATAGACAGAAGAAGAAGATCGAAACCCTCAGAAAGAAGAGAGACAATGAGGAAGTCCGGAGACTACTTGAGGACCTGAAGAAGGCCGCTCAGGGAAGCGAAAACCTTATGCCATTCATACTGAAGGCCGTTAAGGCATACGCGACTCTGGGTGAAATTGCGAACGCCCTGAGAGACGTCTTCGGAGAATACACCGAAGCAGTGATTCTTTAGAGAGAGGTGGAGACAATGAAGATAAAAGTACTCGTGGCAAAGCCCGGACTCGATGGACATGACAGAGGCGCCAAAGTCGTCGCTATGGCTCTTCGAGACGCCGGAATGGAAGTTATCTACACAGGTCTCAGGCAGTCTCCCGAATCGGTCGTAAAGGCCGCGCTTCAGGAAGACGTTGACGTTGTGGGGCTCTCGATACTATCTGGCGCCCACATGAAGATTTGCACCAAAGTGCTTCAACTCATGAAAGAAGCAGGAATTGGCGATAAGCCTCTCTTTGTCGGCGGAATAATTCCCGCAGAGGACGCCGATGAGTTAAGAAGGGCCGGTATCTTCGAAGTTTTCGGGCCGGGAACCTCACTGAAATCAATCATAGATAAGATAGAGGAAACGGTTAAGAAATGAACTCAATGAAACCCGGTATCGACCAGCTCAAGATTTCGAGGTCGCTGAGCATAATTGAAAACGACACTGACTCAGCAAGAAAGATCATCGGAGGACTGCCTGCCCGAGATTACTGCGTAATAGGCGTCACGGGAAGTCCGGGGGCAGGCAAGTCGTCTTTAACAGACCGCCTTGCATGCATAAGCGTGGAGGAAAGGACAACGGCCGTCGTTGCAATCGATCCGTCAAGCCCCTTCACGGGAGGCGCCTTTCTCGGAGACAGGATCAGAATGAGACGTGCAACCGACGATCCCAGGGTCTTCGTGAGATCGATGGCCAGCCGGGGAAGCGTCGGAGGTTTGAGTCCTTCAATTTATAACAGCGTTGAGTTTCTTGGCAGGAGCGGCTACGACAGGATTTTTGTGGAGACGGTCGGGGCAGGCCAGTCGGAAACAGACATCGTTAATCTTGCAGATATCGTCCTTCTCGTAATGGCGCCCGGACTTGGAGACGATGTTCAGACAATGAAGGCTGGAATAATGGAGATCGGAGACATATTCGTGATAAACAAGAGCGATCTTCCCGGAGCCGACCAGCTTGCTTCAAGAACCAGAGCGATCCTGGAACTTTCCGGAAAGAAATTCCCGGTGATGAGGGCAGATTCCATAAGGGGGAGCGGAGTTCAGGAGATCCAAGAAGAGATAGAAGAGGTACTTCTCAGTTATCTCAGCTCCGGGAGGCTAGCATCGAAACGCGCTAAGCGCAACCTTTACAATAACTTGAACAGCGCGTACCAGATTATAAAGGAACACTACGCCGAAAATGATAAACTTGAAGAACTAATAAGCTATCTTCTTGAGAATATCGGGAGGTAATCAAATTGAAATCCGACAGAATAGACCATATTGGCATAGCCGTAAAATCGATCGAAGAGAGGCTTTCCGTCTACCGAGACCTTCTTAAACTGGAAGTCACCGGAATCGAGGAACTTGAAGACCGAGGACTGAAAGTTGCCTTCGTAAAGGTCGGCGACACTCGAATTGAGCTTCTCGAATCGATATCGGAAAACAGCCAGATATCAAGATTCCTGGAAAGCAGGGGAGAAGGCATACATCACATCGCTTTTCACGTTGACGATGTCAAAGCAGCCATTGAAGAAGCCGTTTCACTTGGGCTGAAACCTCTTTCCACGGAGCCCGAAGACGGAGCCGGGGGAACAAAAGTAGTCTTCCTCCACCCCAAAAGCACGGGCGGAGTTCTGACTGAACTTGTCGAAGGACACCACTAGGGGGCGAATGAATTGGCCGGTAGACTTGAAGAGTTTTTTGAAAAGAGCGAACAGATCATCCTTGGTGGTGGTCAGGAAAAGATCGAGAAGCAGCATAAAGCAGGAAAGTTGACTGCCAGAGAGAGAATCGATGTTCTCTGTGACGAAGGAAGCTTCGAAGAGTTCGACAGATTTGTCAAACACAGAGCAACGAGCTTTGGTCTTGCGGACAAGGCATTCCCGGCAGACGGAGTCGTGACGGGAATAGGAGCAGTCGATGGGCGAAAGATAGCCGTTTTCTCTCAGGATTTCACAGTGCAGGGCGGATCGCTTGGGGAAATGCACGCCAAGAAGATAATAAAGGTGCAGGACATGGCTTTGAAACTAGGTATACCGATCGTCGGAATAAACGATTCGGGCGGAGCAAGGATTCAGGAAGGTGTAGACTCTCTTTTCGGCTACGGTGGAATCTTCCACAGAAATACCCTCTCTTCGGGAGTGATTCCTCAGATCACCGTTATCTGCGGACCGTGCGCAGGAGGCGCCGTCTACTCACCCGCAATAACCGACTTCATTATTATGACCGACAGGCACTCACAGATGTTTATAACCGGTCCACAGGTAATAAAGGCCGTGACGGGTGAAGAGACGTCGATGGAAGAACTGGGTGGAGCTCTCGTACATAATACAAAGAGCGGAAATGCCCACTTCCTCACCCCGGATGACAGAAGCGCAATGCTTCTCGTCAGGGAACTTCTCGAATACCTGCCGCAGAACAATGCCGAGGAACCAAACAAGGGAGAGGCCGATAGCGGCGAGACTCAGGAAGGTCTCCGGGAGATTGTGCCGGATAATCCAAAGCAGTCATACGACGTGAAAAAAGTGATCTCACTTGTAGTCGATGGAGGAAGATTCCTCGAGGTACATGAACACTATGCGAAGAATATGGTCGTGGGCTTTGCAAAGATAGGCGGAAGATCGGTGGGGATAGTGGCTAACCAGCCTTCTGTCTTCGCCGGTTCCCTCGATATAAACGCCTCCGACAAGGCGGCGAGATTTATTAGATTCCTGGATGCTTTCAATATACCGATAATCACATTTGTGGACACACCAGGATTCCTTCCGGGAGTCTCCCAGGAGCATGGAGGTATAATTCGTCACGGGGCGAAACTGCTTTATGCCTACAGTGAAGCCTCAGTTCCGAAGGTAACAGTGATCCTTAGAAAGGCCTACGGAGGGGCATATATCGCAATGGGAAGTCAACATCTCGGAGCAGACATTGTTTACGCGTGGCCGGGGGCCGAGATCGCCGTAATGGGTCCCGAAGGCGCCGCGAACATAATCTTCAAGAGAGAAATTGACGGTTCCGACCAACCCGAAAAGACTAGACAGGAAAAGATTTCAGAATATAAAGACATGTTCGCAAATCCATTTGTTGCGGCAGGAAGAGGCTACATAGAATCGATAATTGATCCGGCTGTCAGCAGAATGGAGATAATCAAGGCTTTGGAGACGCTAGATACGAAAGTCGAAGGCAGACCGACCAAAAAGCACGGGAATATACCGCTTTGAGGTGTATCTGATGGAAGAGTATATCCAGATCACTATTATTGGCGTAGCAATTGTCTTCCTGGCGCTGGCGATGCTTTTTGTCATATTCAAGATTCTCGGCCGCCTCTTCTCCAGAGAAGATGAAAACAAGCTTACGGCAGTCAGTAAGAAGCCTGCCCCGGCAGCGAGCTCGAGAGTCTTTGAGACGGAGGAAGGCGAAGTGATTGCCGCCATAACCGCTGCAGTAACTGCCTTTATGGGTCACAGCGACTTCAAAGTCAGAAGTGTCGCCCCTGTTAACCTGTCGGCGACCTCGCAATGGAAACGACGAGAACCAACCGTCTACTGGAAAGTGAGGAGGAGCAAGAATTGAGAAGATTCAGAGTGAGAGTTAACGGCAAAGATTACGACGTCGAGATCGAGGAGCTTTCTTCTGTAGCCGATTCAAGTTCTGGCGCGGCAGTTCAAAAGACTGAAACCAGGCAGAAAGTTGAAGCTGTGGATTCACCCAAACCGGCTGAAACGGTCAAGGAAGCTCAGAAACCGGCTGAACCCGTTAAGGAATCCAGTGGATCGGGAGAGAAAGCCAAAATACTGTCGCCAATGTCGGGGAGTATACTTGAGGTTCTCGTTTCGGTAGGAGATTCCGTCTCCCCCGGTCAGAAGCTTGTGATACTCGAAGCAATGAAAATGGAAAACAGTATTCTTTCCGAGGACTCGGGCACGGTGAGCGAAGTCAGGGTGAAGAAGGGTGACAATATAGACGCAGGCGAGATAATGATAGTGCTGGCATAGGAGCGGTCCTGCCGCTCCTATGCTCCAAGCACAAACAATCGTTTTCACGGCGAATCTTAGGACATCCCTTTCATGAGAGGAGTGTTTGTATAGTATGACTTCCGCCGACAGAAATCTTTCCACGAGAGCGAGAGAGCTTTCTCTGAGGGCTTTCGGTGTCTTTCCGGATATACCCTTTTCCTTCAACTCAAGGCTGAAGAGGGTCCTCGGCAGACTTGTCTACTCGAAAAGCCGCGGAACGCTTACTCCTCTCAGAATAGAGATCTCTTCTTCGATATCTTGTAACGAGGAACTTCTCAAGAGAACCTTGCTTCACGAGCTTTCTCACTTCTACTTGATGAAGAATGACAGAGATTTCTCGCATAGCTCGCCGGAATTTCGGAAGCTGTCCGAAGAACTGGGATTCGATATCGTAGCCGAGTACGAGGGACTTCCGGTACACAGATGGGTATGTTCTGTATGCAAAAAGACTGTGGCCCTTTCCTTCAACCGCAGAGAAAAAAAGGGTCTGTCTTCCTGCTGTAAAGCCCCGATAGAACTTCAGGAAAAATAATTGAATAAACACTTGCCTTTCTAGAAATTCATCTGTTATAATAATTTATACCTAATATCTAAGTGGTGATACTTATGAAAGCCCATAAGAAGCTCACGAAGGTGCTTGTATATTTTCATGGAGATTATTTTGTACCGGTAAGGTTCAGTTACGATGGTATAAAAATAATTGTGAATGCCGTTACCTCCTTCTGGGTTGAGGCCGTGGGATCCCAGAAAGTCTATCATTTTTCAGTAATGACCACACTTGGAGCTTACAATCTTGAATTTGACGAAGACGCAAAGAAATGGTACAGCTATCTTCTTGGAGGGTGATTTCCTTGAAAGGAATTCCTTACGTATCTCACATAGACATGGACGCATTTTTCGCAAGTATAGAACAGGCAGCCAATCCGACTCTTAAAGGCAAACCGATAGCAGTAACCGGAATTGGAAAGCGGCATTCCGTTGTAACTTCGGCGAGTTATGAGGCAAAGAGACTGGGTGTGAAATCGGGTATGGCCTTTTTCGAAGCCCTGAAGCTGTGTCCCGATCTTATAGCCGTGGGAGTGCAGTCAAAGAAGTACGGCTATATATCGAAAGAGATAATGAAGATGATGACCTCTGTATCGCCCAGAGTTATGGTTGCGAGCGTGGACGAGGCTTACATAGATCTCAGCTTTCACACTAAACTGGAGGAATCGATTAACAGATTCATTTCCTTTAAGAGAGATTTGAAAGAGAGATTCGGAATAACCGCCTCAGTTGGAATCTCGGTAAACCCGATCATATCTAAAATCGCCAGCGATTACTCCAAGCCAAACGGATTCGTAGTGGTCAAAGACGGCATGGAAAGAGAATTCTTGAATGAGATACCCGTAAAGGATGTTCCGGGAATAGGGAAACACACGTTGATAAAACTAGAATCTATGGGATACAAGACGACAGGGGAGCTTCTGGAAGGTTTGGAGAAGTCTCCCATGGATCTTTACACAATGTTCGGAAATGCCTTCATGGGCTTTCTGCAGAGTCTCACAAAGAAAAGATTCTCCAGGAATGAGTTCTTCAAAGAAGAGAGACCGAAATCCGTGGGCCATTCTATGACGCTCTCGGGTGATATAAGCGATTTCGATCTTATAGTGAGAGTAACAAACTTCCTGGCTGCCAGGGTAATATACAGGATGGGAAGATACAAAATGGAAGGCTCCGGCGTCAGTTTCTTCTTTAGATACGCGGACAGAAGTTCCAAAGCTATTTCAAAGAAACTGAACTTCACAATTTCCTCGATCAAAGATATGACGGAGATCACCCCGTGGCTGATCAGCTCAATCTGGAACGGAACGGCCGTCAGGGCGATTGGAATCTCATGCTGGGCTCTTAAAGAAAAGAAGAATCAAAGGCAGCTCTCTCTGTTCGAAAAAGAAAAGGAACTGCTGGAAACCGTGCTCCAAATAGAAAATAAATTCGGAGAATACGCCATATTTCCGGGGAATATATTATTCCTCCCCGAGATCAGAAAGCTTGAGAAACCTTCTGATCTCCATTACCAGGGCTTCTGCCGTCGCGAGGTTAGTTGCTAACGGTTTGTTATGAACATCACACACTCTCAGAAGGGCGCTCACATCCGGCTCATGGGGCTGCGCGGTGAGCGGGTCTCTCAAAAAGATTACAAAATCGATCTCATCATTGGCGATGAGAGCGCCAATCTGGAGGTCGCCACCCAGCGGACCCGACTTGAATGAAGTGAGCTCCAATTTGACCTTTTCCCTGAGGATATTGCCTGTAGTGCTGGTTGCAAAAAGGCTGCACTTTCTGAAGACGTCGACGTGCTCTCTGACAAACATTATTAGATCGATCTTTTTCTTGTCGTGCGCTATCAATGCTACTCGTGGTTTTTCACTCATGGCTACCTCCGTTTTATGACAAGAAAATAATAACACATACCGACCGTCTACACTCCAGGCATTTAGCTGAGGTGAATTGATCTGTCCCTTTCATTCAACGAGATAACAATATATGGACAAGCCACTACGGACCCGGAATCAACTGTGCGGGGCGGATTCTTCAGGGTGAGTATATGCGTATACAGGAGCGGGGGCGAAACCGAAGAAATCTTTGACATTCGTTTCGATGAAAGGGAATCGAAAAGGGTATTCGCGGAAATCTACAGAGGCTGCTATCTGCTTATCAGGGGCGAAATAAGAGTTAGAAAGAACCTTCACATAAAACTAAGGGAGTTCACCGTGACGACAAGACCCTACGACAGAGATCTCGATATCGACATACCGAGAATACTAACACGGATCAAGAGCGACTACTTCTGAAAAGTCTCGTAATACTTGCCTCTAAGATCGGTGAAGATGGATCTGTCCACCACGGTCTTGAATTCATCGACCTCTACGAGAAGATACTCGTCGCCGACTCTATCGGTTATCTTCAAATATTCAATCTCTGGGAAGTAACCCTCTCTCCGGAGGAAAGAAACGTGTATGTGCATGAGATTGGGAAGGTAGCCCCCGCCTCCAATGAGGCCGAGTACTCTGAGTCTCTGTTCGGACGGATCAATCATGTATATCCGCCTGTCATCTTCTGTGGCAACGGTCCATGTGAAGTTGGACGACTCGAGGAGACCACCGAAGAATTGTTCAGTAAGGTTGTTGATCAAATCAGTCTGGTAGCTCGATCTGTATTGCTTCCAGGGCACACCGTCAACAACACTGAAAGTCACTTCCTCCCTTGAGAGATATACCAGGGCAATTCCGCTAAGTTCTTCAGGCTCGAAAAACTCTACGTAGACATCTTCACCCCCGACCATAACGAGACGAATCTTTAACTTGAGATCTTCGTAATCAGAATCGGGGTATTCTGTATCTACCAGGTGGAAGTGAACTCTAACAAGTGCATCGATATCGCCTGAATCAACGACCTGCTGTATGAAAAGAGTCAGATCATCGTACTCGCTGACTGAAGAGAACAGCGTCCCTCCAACAAGCAGGGAGAATGCGGCGGCCAAGACCACACAAAGCTTCATCTTACTCACCTCTCGCGAGATTATAACATGCGAAGAGACACAGAAAAATGATAAGATCAGATTGAGGGGTGATGATTTGAAGGTAGCGTTTCCCGCCCAGATGAGGGAAATCGACAAGAAGATAATTGAAGGAGGGGTACCTTCGCTTCTTCTAATGGAAGAGGCTGCCCGCAGCGTTTTCGAAGAGATTCAAAGACACGCAGTGAGCCGGGCAGTTGTCCTCTGTGGCAGCGGCAACAACGGTGGTGACGGCTACGGAGTGGCAAGGCTTCTTCTCGGTCACGGAACTGATGTCGCTGTTGTGCGATGTTATACTCCCACAAGCGATGACTGCAAAAGAAACGCAGCGATTTATGGCTCTCTAGGAGGGCCGGCTGTGGACCTGGAAGAGACTTCCGTCGCGGAGAATCTGCTCGGCAGCGCCGACATAATAGTCGATGCCGTTTTTGGAACGGGATTTCATGGAAGTCTTGAAGGCAATACCGCCAAGCTGTTCGAATTTGTCAATCGGCTTAAAGCTTATAGATTGGCCGTGGACATCCCTTCGGGGGTCTCCGGGTTTGACGGCAGTGCTTCAGACTCGTCGTTCAAGGCGGACAAGACAGTCACTTTCGGACTGGCAAAAGTTGGCCATTTTCTCTATCCTGGATGTGCATTCTGTGGCGAGATTCTCATCGAGGGCGCCGGCTTTCCAAAGAGAATAATGAATTCTCTGGCCGATTCCGAAGTCATAGATGAAGAGGTTATCTCCGCACTTCTGCCTGAAAGGCCTCGTAACAGCTACAAGGGAAGCTATGGTTCTGTTCTCATAATAG is part of the Mesotoga sp. BH458_6_3_2_1 genome and encodes:
- a CDS encoding methylmalonyl-CoA mutase; the encoded protein is MNGGDFVSYHERLEKLKAEWKDKKVMPLLKRFPERKKEFKTSFDGPVETLYTPAEKDEYVEKIGFPGEYPFTRGVQPTMYRGRLWTMRQYAGFGTAEESNRRYRYLLSQGQTGLSVAFDLPTQIGYDSDDPMSEGEVGRVGVAIDSLEDMETLFEGIPLERVSTSMTINSTAAILLAMYIAVGEKQGVDALKLTGTIQNDILKEYIARGTYIFPPDSSMRLITDIFEYCSKNLPDFNTISISGYHIREAGANSVQEIAFTLADGIAYVQAAIDAGLDPNVFGKRLSFFFNSHNGFLEEIAKFRAARRLWAKTMKERFGVTDEKAMMLRFHTQTGGSTLTAQQPMNNIVRVAFQALAAVLGGTQSLHTNSFDEALGLPTEDSVTIALRTQQIIASETGVADTVDPLGGAYFIEELTNTMEEKALDYIKKIDDLGGMVEAVRAGFVQKEILDSAYKYQVAIENKDQIIVGLNEFAADEEQGRDLLRLDPAIEDRQKKKIETLRKKRDNEEVRRLLEDLKKAAQGSENLMPFILKAVKAYATLGEIANALRDVFGEYTEAVIL
- a CDS encoding cobalamin B12-binding domain-containing protein gives rise to the protein MKIKVLVAKPGLDGHDRGAKVVAMALRDAGMEVIYTGLRQSPESVVKAALQEDVDVVGLSILSGAHMKICTKVLQLMKEAGIGDKPLFVGGIIPAEDADELRRAGIFEVFGPGTSLKSIIDKIEETVKK
- the meaB gene encoding methylmalonyl Co-A mutase-associated GTPase MeaB; the encoded protein is MNSMKPGIDQLKISRSLSIIENDTDSARKIIGGLPARDYCVIGVTGSPGAGKSSLTDRLACISVEERTTAVVAIDPSSPFTGGAFLGDRIRMRRATDDPRVFVRSMASRGSVGGLSPSIYNSVEFLGRSGYDRIFVETVGAGQSETDIVNLADIVLLVMAPGLGDDVQTMKAGIMEIGDIFVINKSDLPGADQLASRTRAILELSGKKFPVMRADSIRGSGVQEIQEEIEEVLLSYLSSGRLASKRAKRNLYNNLNSAYQIIKEHYAENDKLEELISYLLENIGR
- the mce gene encoding methylmalonyl-CoA epimerase; amino-acid sequence: MKSDRIDHIGIAVKSIEERLSVYRDLLKLEVTGIEELEDRGLKVAFVKVGDTRIELLESISENSQISRFLESRGEGIHHIAFHVDDVKAAIEEAVSLGLKPLSTEPEDGAGGTKVVFLHPKSTGGVLTELVEGHH
- a CDS encoding acyl-CoA carboxylase subunit beta, whose translation is MAGRLEEFFEKSEQIILGGGQEKIEKQHKAGKLTARERIDVLCDEGSFEEFDRFVKHRATSFGLADKAFPADGVVTGIGAVDGRKIAVFSQDFTVQGGSLGEMHAKKIIKVQDMALKLGIPIVGINDSGGARIQEGVDSLFGYGGIFHRNTLSSGVIPQITVICGPCAGGAVYSPAITDFIIMTDRHSQMFITGPQVIKAVTGEETSMEELGGALVHNTKSGNAHFLTPDDRSAMLLVRELLEYLPQNNAEEPNKGEADSGETQEGLREIVPDNPKQSYDVKKVISLVVDGGRFLEVHEHYAKNMVVGFAKIGGRSVGIVANQPSVFAGSLDINASDKAARFIRFLDAFNIPIITFVDTPGFLPGVSQEHGGIIRHGAKLLYAYSEASVPKVTVILRKAYGGAYIAMGSQHLGADIVYAWPGAEIAVMGPEGAANIIFKREIDGSDQPEKTRQEKISEYKDMFANPFVAAGRGYIESIIDPAVSRMEIIKALETLDTKVEGRPTKKHGNIPL
- a CDS encoding OadG family protein, yielding MEEYIQITIIGVAIVFLALAMLFVIFKILGRLFSREDENKLTAVSKKPAPAASSRVFETEEGEVIAAITAAVTAFMGHSDFKVRSVAPVNLSATSQWKRREPTVYWKVRRSKN
- a CDS encoding biotin/lipoyl-containing protein, with the protein product MRRFRVRVNGKDYDVEIEELSSVADSSSGAAVQKTETRQKVEAVDSPKPAETVKEAQKPAEPVKESSGSGEKAKILSPMSGSILEVLVSVGDSVSPGQKLVILEAMKMENSILSEDSGTVSEVRVKKGDNIDAGEIMIVLA
- a CDS encoding SprT-like domain-containing protein, with amino-acid sequence MTSADRNLSTRARELSLRAFGVFPDIPFSFNSRLKRVLGRLVYSKSRGTLTPLRIEISSSISCNEELLKRTLLHELSHFYLMKNDRDFSHSSPEFRKLSEELGFDIVAEYEGLPVHRWVCSVCKKTVALSFNRREKKGLSSCCKAPIELQEK
- a CDS encoding DNA polymerase IV; the protein is MISLKGIPYVSHIDMDAFFASIEQAANPTLKGKPIAVTGIGKRHSVVTSASYEAKRLGVKSGMAFFEALKLCPDLIAVGVQSKKYGYISKEIMKMMTSVSPRVMVASVDEAYIDLSFHTKLEESINRFISFKRDLKERFGITASVGISVNPIISKIASDYSKPNGFVVVKDGMEREFLNEIPVKDVPGIGKHTLIKLESMGYKTTGELLEGLEKSPMDLYTMFGNAFMGFLQSLTKKRFSRNEFFKEERPKSVGHSMTLSGDISDFDLIVRVTNFLAARVIYRMGRYKMEGSGVSFFFRYADRSSKAISKKLNFTISSIKDMTEITPWLISSIWNGTAVRAIGISCWALKEKKNQRQLSLFEKEKELLETVLQIENKFGEYAIFPGNILFLPEIRKLEKPSDLHYQGFCRREVSC
- a CDS encoding methylglyoxal synthase — its product is MSEKPRVALIAHDKKKIDLIMFVREHVDVFRKCSLFATSTTGNILREKVKLELTSFKSGPLGGDLQIGALIANDEIDFVIFLRDPLTAQPHEPDVSALLRVCDVHNKPLATNLATAEALVMEIRRFLKLSDLGEE